In Rubrivirga marina, the following are encoded in one genomic region:
- a CDS encoding PQQ-like beta-propeller repeat protein produces the protein MTSSLSHVNYVVVSAPYPLNVHVALALTLAGLALAACSTAETADIDQVSPTLETLWTAGQPVGIAFSTIRKGAVDADRFYAIRERVGDGRALVAYDRRDGAEAWRQTVVGPCTVVPAGDVVYCPGDYLYALDARTGRVLWRHGTGRAEDSFQLVDADADAARVYGGVAGAADGTGRVVAVDARTGELVWERTFEGPGWKGIRMAAATLAPDGDDLFVSFSGEYAPPAIYSAAAVAALDPATGTERWRVVDGGPETDREGSALAFSGDLVLYTDSGGQEVVAVSRRARAVAWRAPYTPGSFSINAAPVVAGGRVYYTDTLGGVFAVDAATGRRAWAVERPGGFFTQLACGGLLYADDQRGALFDLGTGRHLGPLLADDEAIPGQAASADGVLYLSASSGVHAFACTG, from the coding sequence TTGACTTCCAGTCTCAGCCATGTGAACTACGTCGTGGTCTCAGCCCCCTACCCGTTGAACGTCCACGTCGCCCTCGCCCTCACCCTCGCTGGCCTCGCTCTCGCGGCCTGCTCGACGGCAGAGACGGCAGACATCGACCAGGTTAGCCCGACGCTCGAGACGCTCTGGACGGCCGGGCAGCCCGTCGGCATCGCGTTCTCGACCATCCGGAAGGGGGCCGTCGACGCCGACCGGTTCTACGCCATCCGCGAGCGGGTCGGCGACGGCCGAGCCCTCGTCGCCTACGACCGTCGGGACGGGGCCGAGGCCTGGCGCCAGACCGTCGTCGGGCCGTGCACGGTCGTCCCTGCCGGCGACGTGGTCTACTGCCCCGGCGACTACCTCTACGCCCTCGATGCCCGGACTGGCCGCGTCCTCTGGCGCCACGGGACCGGCCGGGCCGAGGACTCGTTCCAACTCGTTGACGCCGACGCCGATGCGGCCCGCGTCTACGGCGGCGTCGCCGGCGCCGCCGACGGAACCGGCCGGGTCGTGGCCGTCGACGCTCGGACGGGCGAGTTGGTCTGGGAGCGCACGTTCGAGGGGCCAGGTTGGAAGGGAATCCGCATGGCGGCGGCCACGCTCGCCCCCGACGGCGACGACCTCTTCGTCTCGTTCTCGGGCGAGTACGCCCCCCCCGCGATCTACTCGGCCGCCGCCGTCGCCGCACTCGACCCGGCCACTGGGACCGAGCGGTGGCGGGTCGTCGACGGAGGGCCGGAGACGGACCGGGAGGGGAGCGCGCTGGCGTTCTCCGGCGACCTCGTCCTCTATACGGACTCCGGCGGCCAGGAGGTCGTCGCCGTGAGCCGGAGAGCGCGGGCCGTCGCGTGGCGAGCCCCGTACACGCCGGGCTCGTTCTCGATCAACGCCGCGCCGGTCGTCGCAGGCGGGCGGGTTTACTACACGGACACGCTGGGCGGCGTGTTCGCCGTCGACGCGGCGACGGGCCGTCGCGCTTGGGCCGTGGAGCGTCCGGGCGGGTTCTTCACTCAGCTCGCGTGCGGGGGGCTCCTCTACGCCGACGATCAGCGGGGCGCGCTGTTCGACCTCGGGACGGGCCGGCATCTCGGGCCGCTCCTCGCCGATGACGAGGCGATCCCCGGTCAGGCGGCGTCGGCCGACGGGGTCCTCTACCTCAGCGCGTCGAGCGGGGTCCACGCGTTCGCGTGCACGGGCTGA